The Sulfurimonas aquatica genomic sequence CATTTTTACGATAGAGGTCGACTATCTCTCGTGTGAGTGGTTGAAATATAAAAATAACCTCTAGGAGTAGAACAATTATTATGAGTACCCAAGTAACAACTTCAAGCCATCTTAGATCTTTTAACTTCTCTTCGCCCTCTTCTTGGTACTCCATTACAACTCTATCTATATCTAAAAGTAAAAGTTCAGATAATCTATCCACTTTTTCTATAAGTATATCTACATCACTATGCTTACTCATTTTAAAAATTTCATATGCACTCTCGAGATACTCATCAACTCTTTTTTTTAGATTTACATCCCCAAAGTAGGTCTCATCAAGCACCCTTGAAAGTTTCACTTTACTGCCATTTGGCAAAAAACCAGTTGAGAGGATTCTATTAGCTTCTGACATCTCTTTTATATCTGCCATAAGTGTTTGGACTAAGATATTGTTATGAACAATACCCTCATTAATCTTGGAGTCCTCTATATCTTTATGTAATCTATGGAGAGCCAGAGCTATATGCTGAGAGAGCATTCGCTGTTTTCCTGAAATATTTACAATGTAGGCAGTATTTTTAGACTCTTCTAATGCTTTAAATAGGACGTAAAATGAAGCACTTGATAAAAGTGCGATTAATAAAAGCGCCACTACATACTTAAGAGTAATACTTCTTTGTAGCGATAAAATATTCATCTATCTTCCTATTTTTTAAAGAATAATTCTAAATTATATCTACATAATTAATAAAGTATACTAAATTTTAACAAGTTTAACACTATCGGCTAATATATAACAGATATATCCATTTACTAACTCTGCAGTTATATCTTCTATAGCCCGTTTATAGTAACGGACTTGTTTCACATGGTGTTCAGAAAAACTTAGTGAACTTTTATAATCAAGTATATTCCAAGAGCCCTCTTTATGTTTTACTAAAAGATCTACATAACGCAGGTTATTTTTATAACGCAGAGCTTTTTCTCTGTAACAATCGCCATCTATAAGCTTAAGCACCTCTTCATTTTCTACAAACATCTCAACTCGACGGACTATATCTTCTATCTCATCAACTTGGAGTTCAAAACCAAACTTATTTATCATCATATCTTTGGCGTTTGGTATGGACTCTTTATTAAAGGAGCTCATCATCTCCAGCATATAGTGAAGAGCTAAACCAAAATTAATGGCGTTTATATTTTCCGCTTGCTCACTCTCTAACGCCAGTATGTCACTCTGTGTTCCATAGTAAAGCTCTTTGTGTTCCAAAGGTTGAAGATCTTTTTTCTTCTCTTTTTGAACTCTTTCACATTGCAACTCACCACTACTTTTTGCATCTAACTCTAGCAGATCAAAAGAGGACTTTTTAGACTTTTTAATTATGATGAGATTCTCTCTTGCCCTTGTAAACGCCACATAGAGTGCATTGAGACTATCTTCACGCACAAGTTTCTGCTCTTTATGGAGCGCATTTTCATAACTTCTGTCTATCGCTTCTCTATTTTTAGTTCTTAGATATACGTTTTGCAAAGCTATTCCATCATATTCATAAATGATACTTGAGCGAGAAGCTGGTGGGTTTTTAAGCCTATCCATCACGATAACGTGAGCGTATTCCAAACCCTTTGACTTATGAACGGTGAGCACTCGCACGCCATTGAGGTCTGACGCTGCTGCAGAAGTATCGAGTCTTTCATACTCAAAGAGTAGTGCTTCTATGTCTTCATACCCTTTTATGGCATTTAGAAAACGCAGGAGATGAAAGTCATGCTCAAAGAGATTATATTTCTCTATGGCGCGTTTGACAACGTCAAAGAGTTTGACCTTATTAAAGTCCACAGAAGATATGCTCTGTATCTCTTGGGATATAAGCGCGAAGAAGTTATGTTTATAGATATCTTCTTTAAAGTAGAGATACTTCAAGTACTCCAAAAGAGCCTTCACGCTTCTTTGGTTTATGAGTTTTGTCGTTGTCTCTGTTACAACTTCAATCTCATTTTCTTGAAGCGAGAGCTTTATGGCTTCTCCATCCCCATTAGTCGCACATAAAATTGCAATCTCATTTAAATCAGCACCAAGAGCTATGAGTCTTTGCACCTGTGTTAGAGTCTCTTCTAAAAGTTCGTCATTCTCTAAGACCTCTACATATCCGCCTTGAGCCTCTTTGCGAACAAGTTGGTCGCTATAACCTTCTATCTTATCTCTAAAAGTAGCGTTTACAAACTCTATGACCTCTTTTTGTGAGCGGTAGTTTGTTAGAAGTTTTTCAACCTCAGTATCATTCTCTTCTACCACCTCGCCAAAAAGAGCCGAAACGCCACCACGAAACCTATAAATAGACTGCTTCACATCCCCAACAAAAAAGAAACTTCCATTTTCAAAGATTCCATTTCCAGAAGTTATCTCTTCAATGAGAGGTTTTAAAATCTTATACTGAAGTACACTCGTATCTTGGAACTCATCAAGTAGTATATGTTCTATCTTAGCATCAAGACGAAAGTATAAAAACTGACTATCGTCATTTTTATGCAGTATCTCATAAACAAGAGAGGTTACGTCTGAAAAACTCAGTTCGCTATCATCCATATAAAGAGCTTTTTTTGACTTTTGATAGATCTCAACAAGTTCATTAAGTGCATAAAAAAAGTTCTGCTCTTTAGCTCTATGATGATTTGCCACGGTAGTTTGTATGGTATGAAGGTAATGATTCATCTCAAGAGTAAAACACTTCTTAAACGCCCAGTACTCCAGAGACTCTTTTTGCACCCATGTTTTATCTTTTAGCTCTGCAAAACTCTCCACTTTAACGGCGCCTTGAAGTTGTCCACTTGCCTTGTCACAGTTGGCCACTATCCCTTGAAGTCCCGATAAAGCGCTCATGGCTTCGTCTTCAAAGGCTCTCAAGTCGATTTTTGTAAAACTTATGTTTGAGAGTTCCTCTTTTTTTATGTAAAACTCATCTAAAAGAGTAAAGATGTCACTGATTCTTTTTTTAGACTCCAAAGAGAGGTTTATGAGAATCTCGCGTTTATTGGCAGCACTTACTTCACTTAAAAAACGCGACATAAGTTTGAGCTCATGTTGAGAACTAAAAGTGGAAAAGTCTGGCATCAAAGAGGCATAGAGAGAAAACTTTCTAAGAACTTGCGTAAAAAAACTATCTATTGTCATTATTTTCGTGTGTGAGTTTAAAAACTCTTGGAGTATTTTTTTTCGGTTAGCTAGAAGATGTTCACGAGACAAACCGGTTACCTGCATAATGACATCAAGTTCACCACGAGACTCAAGCTCTTCGAGTGTTTCAACTATTCTCTCGCTCATCTCTGAAGCTGCTTTGTTTGTAAAGGTAAGTGCTAGTATCTTTGAAGGCTCCGCTTGCATAAAAAGCAGGGAGAGATAACGCACAACAAGCATAAAAGTTTTGCCACTTCCAGCACTCGCTTCGTAAGCTAGGTTATTTTTAAACATTTCATTATTCAATAGTAAACTTTCCTATTATTCCCTTTATAGAGAACATCATATTTAGAAGATTATATCAAAATTAGAGCAAAGAGAATATTTGAAATTTTTAGGCTCTTAAAAATAGTAAGCGGCACCAACAAGCAGAAGGATAGTTCCCAGCCATAAGATAGGGATTATCCTATAACTTAGCACTACATCTTTTAGTTGCATAAAATGTTCTATGACTAGTAAGCCTTTTATAAATGTGCCCAGGAGTAAGAGAGTGATGATTGCATCACTTACAAGTTTAAAGTATCCTACTAAAAAAGTAAAGCTTGTAAGTGAAACTAAAATAATCCATATTTTATCTATATTCATATCATCTCATTATATATATAAGTGGAAATAGAACTATCCAAAGTAGGTCAACTAAGTGCCAGTAGATTGCACCTGTTTGTAAACCTCTATAGTCTTCTAGTGTGTATCCACCATTCTTAGCTTTTTTTTGCATGTTAAAAAGAACTATAAGACCTAAAAGTACATGCATAAAATGAAAGACTGTGAGCATAATGTAAAACATAAAAAAGGTATTTGTACTGAGGTCTATACCTTGTTCAGACTTTTGCATAAATTCAACAATTTTGTTTATGATAAAAAAAGAGCCAAGTCCCATTGCCCCAAGTAGCCATCTTGAAGTAATATAATTTGCCTTGTCTCTATCTTTTAGTTGTATAGATTCTACAGCTTTTACAACAAAATAACTACTAGTGATTAATATAATTGTATTTACAAAGCCAAACCTCTGATCAAGCAAAAGTTGAGACTCATTAAAGAGTTCAACCTCAAGTCTACGAGAAAAGGCATAGCCTAAAAAGAGTGCACCAAAAGTCACAAGCTCTACATAAACAATTATCCATACTCCAAAATCACCTGGAGGTAGTACTTGTTTTACTCTCACGAACTAAAGTGTAAACCAATAAGTTTTCGCAGTACTTCTAAAACCTCATCTTCATCACTTAAAGACTCAACGATAGAGTGCATACAAGCTTGGTAAGGGTCAAAACCATTTACTATTAGTTTCGCACTATATACAAGTAATCTTGTTGAGACTGCCTCTTCTATATCGCTATCTGTGAGTTGTCGAATCTCTCCTGCTATGTTTACAAGCTTTTGTGCGACTTCAGCGTTTACTCCACTCTCTTTAATGATTATCTCTTTTTCTATTTCAGGTTTAGGGTAATCAAAACTAAGAGATATAAAACGCTGTTTTGTACTTGGCTTCATTCCCTTGAGTACATTTTGATATCCAGGATTATAAGAGACTACCAACATAAAATCAGGATGTGCTTCAATAAGTTCGCCTGTTCTATCTATGGGTAAAACACGACGATAATCAGCAAGTGAGTGAAGAACTACAGTTGTATCTTTTCTGGCTTCTATAATCTCATCTAGATAACAGATTCCACCCTCACGCACTGCTTTTGTAAGAGGACCATCTTGCCAAAAAGTTCCATGCTCATTTATAAGGTGACGCCCTATTAAATCTGCTGCACTCAGATCATCATGGCAAACTACAGTATAAACCTTTCTATCTAGTTTTTCGCCCATCGACTCTATAAAGCGAGTCTTTCCACATCCTGTTGGTCCCTTGATAAGTACAGGAAGATTCATAGAAGCCGCTGCTTGGAAAAGTTCAACTTCGTTTGATTGTGATAAGTAGTAAGTATTTGACATAATTGTTCTCCTTATTTTGTTAAGTTCATATATATTTCTGGCACTATAGTCGGTAGCTTTTTAGGCTCTCGTATAACTGCATAACCATTTCTTCCAAAGAGATATGGTAAGTACTCTTTGGCCTCTAAATCAATCGTGATACAAAAAGGAGTGAGTCCCATTTTCTTAGCCTCTATAATCGCTTTTTTAGTATCTTCTATACCGTAGCGACCATCATATCTATCTACGTCGTTTGGCTTTCCATCGCTGATAATCAACAGTAGTTTATTTTGTGTTTTTTGTTTTGCTAGTATCTTTGTAGACTCTCTAATTCCTGCACCCATTCTAGTGTAGTATCCAGGCTTAATGGCATCGATTCTTCCACGGGTAAAGTCACTATATTTTTCATTAAAATTTTTTACAATTTCATATCTTACATTTGTATTTTTCAGCGATGAAAAAGTATAGATGGCGAACTTGTCTTGTAGTTTCTCTAAAGCTTCTGAGAAAACTATAAGAGCATCTTTTATCATATCTATCACTCGTATCTCTTGCGTTATACCCGCTTCGGTTGAGAGTGAGACATCTGCTAATATAAGAGTAGATATATCACGGCTTTTTCTCTCATAACTTTCATAAAAATTCTGATGATGCCCTGATTTATTTAGATGTCCCTTGTAATCTATCCATGTATCTAGATTTATCTCATCTCCATAGGGAAGACGACTGTTTTTAACACGCTCAAGTTCCATGAGGTCTAGTTCTCTCTCTATTTTTTTGACCATTTTCTTTAAACGCAGAGGAAGCTTTAACTCCTCTATATTTGTAATGATATGTGTATTTATACAGACATAATTTTTAAGATAGGAGTCTGTTTTATAGTTATACTCATCTATAAAGTGACCATCACCTACTGGATACTCCTCTTGAGAGTGTACTGCTAAGTCTAAGTCCATTTTGAGTCTAGCCGAGAGATTTGCTTTTTTATTTCCTAAAGTAATCTCATCTAAATCTTCTGCATTATAAAGAGCGTCTTCATCAAAACTATCATCTTCACTTCTATCTACATTGACCTTATCCATTATACTCATCATAGACTCTGGAAGAAACGCCACTAAACCATCTGTCTCTTTGTCATCATCCATCTTCTGAGATTGCTTTTTCATCTTTAGAGTTTCAGTTAGCTCCGGCTTTTCATCTCCACGAACTGGCTCATCCTCATCGTCAAAATCACTATACTTACTTTTTGAATCCTTAGGAGGATATATCCACATCACAAATGGGTAAGCGTTAAGACTATCTATTGATTGTGCATCTACTAAAGCTTCTTCATTAAAAGATTTAATATATGACAATTTTTCATTCTGCTCTAAAAGATAAGCACTAGCAGATTCATAAAAAACTCTAAAACCTGGATATCTATTTATGAGCTCTTGTGCCGCATTATTATTTTTATAAAAAAGAGTTCCTCTGTAATAGTCTGTTTTTGTAGCCATTGCAACCAGCCAAAAGTAGAGCATCTCGTTAAGCTCTTTTGTAGCAAAGTAAGCGAATGATGCAGGCAAGTAAAGTGCCTTTTCATCTTGAGACGCAAGAAAAAAACTATTTCCTGCATTTGATATTTTCTCATACAGTGAGCGAGAAGTATCTATATGGCGTTTATCTGTAACTTGGAGCTCTTTAGCTCTTTGACCACCTAAAAGGTGATAAAAAACTTTTAAAGCTTTAGATTTGTCTTCAAAAAAAACACGCTCACTCTCATGAGACTTACTTGTTTTTTTATCTAAAAATTTGTTCCAAAACTTGCCAATAGTCTCTTCAAACTCAAGTATTGAGAGTAACACAGAACTATTTTCCTTCTTCTTTTACAAAGAAACTATAGAAGTAAGCCAAAAGTCCAGCTAAAGTCATAAGACCAAAAAGAAGACGGACTGTGTAAACTGGGATTATCTCAGCTTGAGTATCCATAAATGAAAGTACGTCTACACCAACACGCTGTAAAAATACCTGCATTGTTCCGGCTATTACGAGTGCTGATGTAATGCCAAGCATACCAATAACCATCATCCAAAAGCTTGCAAGTTCAACTTTTTGTGCCTTTACACCATTTCCATGAACTCTTCCTCTCATAATTGGCATTGCATAAGAGATGATTGTAAATAAAATCATAATATACGCGCCAAAAAACGATAGGTGACCATGAGCTGCTGTTAGCTGCGTTCCATGAGTAAAAAAGTTTACAGGAGCAAGAGTATGTAAAAATCCTAGAACACCAGCACCTAAAAATGCCATTACTGCTGTACCTTTTGCCCATGTAAGTGCTATTTTATTATCATGGTCTATTCTTCTCTGTTTTGCCATAGTAAATGCATACAAAATCATCATAAAGAATGGTAATGGCTCCACAGCAGAAGCAATAGACCCTATCCATAACCAGTAATCCGGTGTACCAATGTAGAAGAAGTGGTGACCTGTTCCTACGATTCCAGATATTAATGTCATAGCAATAATCAGGTATAGCCATTTATCAATATGTTCACGGTCAACACCAGTCACTTTAATAAGTACAAACGCAAGGATAGCCCCTAAAATAAGCTCCCAAACACCTTCCACCCATAAGTGAACTACATACCACCAGAAGAATTTATCTAAAACAAGATTATCAGGTACATAAAACGCGAATAAAAAGAATACCGCTAGACCTAAAAGACCAGTAAGTAAAACAACCGTAATAACTGTTTTTCTACCCTTAAGCACTGTCATGCCAATGTTCAAAATAAAAGAGAGAGCTACTATAACTATACCTATCTTAGTAATAGTTGGTTGTTCTAAAAACTCTCTACCCATAGTTGGCAGTAAGTTGTTATATGTGAGCTCCGCTAAGGTTGCATAAGGAACAAGTAAATATCCTAAAATTGTAGCAACACCCGCTGCAGCAAAAATCCAAAAAGTAACTTTTGCAAGCCAAGGACTCCAAAGTTCCCTCTCAGACTCTTCTGGAACTAAATAATAAGCAGCACCCATAAATCCGAATAAAATAAGTACTATAAGCAAGTTAGTGTGAACCATACGAGCAACATTAAAAGGTATCTCAGGAAATAAAAAGTCACCAGAGATATACTGAGTACCAAGTATTAGACCAAAAAGAACCTCTCCTGCAAGAAGAATCAGTGCAAAAATAAAATAATTCTTTGCAACCATTTGTGAACTGTATTTCATCTATTTATCCTTCAATGTTTGGTGGCCATTCGTTATCATCGATACGAGATGTCCATATTAAAAAGTCAGCTAAGTCGTTAACCTGAGTTTGCGTTAGGTTGAACTGTGGCATTTTTCTTCTACCAGGTTCACTAAGAGGCTGTGCAGCCATCCATCCATTTAAATACTCTTTAAATGAAGCTTCATCGCTAGCTCCGCGACGATCAAATACATTTGCAAGCTCTGGTGCATAGTAAGCACCCTCACCCATAATAGTATGGCAACCCACACAGTTGTTTGTCTCCCATAAGTTTTTACCACGCGCAACAGACTCTGTAATCTTATCTGCGTTTGATAGTTTGGGTACTTTTTGTACTGTATCTACGCTCAGGCCGGCAAATACTAAAATAGCAAACAGTCCCCCACCGAAGTAGATATTTCTAGCCATATTTTTATTAATACGTTCAGACATTGATAACTCCCTTATTTAATTCTACCTATGAGTAGTATATGAAAGTTTAGCAGAGTTATATTTAATTCTACCTTGAAGTAGTATTTAAAAGTTTATTAATATGATTAGAGTATACTTAGCAAAATAGTTGGAGAGAAGATGCAATTACACAAAACATCACAGTATGCTATTCGTATACTTTCATACATAGCTAACTCTAGTGATACCCTGCTTAGTGCTAAGGTGCTCTCAGAGACTTTAGATATCTCATATAAATACTTAACAAAAATAATGACTGAACTTGTAAATGGTGGATTTATACTCTCAATAAGAGGTAGAGAAGGTGGTTACAAGTTAGTAAAGAGCGCTTCTGAAATTACTATACTTGAAATTTTAAATTATTTTAAAGAGCTTGAGGAGTATAACGAGTGTATCTTAGGTACAGGATTTTGTAACCCTAATAACAAGTGTATCTTGCATGACCAGTGGCTTGAACCAAAAGGCCTTATAACAAAAATGTTTGCAGAAACTACTCTTGATAATTTTGATAGCGAACATTTTAAAATCTAAACTTATTCTCTACCACACATAATTTTATACTCACAGTAGAGACAATTCTTTATATCTTCGCACTGCTTAGTATCAATCTCTTCAAGTGCTAATAAATCTTTTATATGAGATTGGAGTATCGATAACTTCTCAGTTAAAAACAGTTCAGGAATAATGGTAGACTCTTTTAAATCATAAAATCCGCATCCAGTCACATTTCCTAAACTTCCCGAGAGTATATGATAAAACTCTAACTGAAAGTCTGTAGCCTCAGTGAAATTATTTTTATTGTAAAGAGTGTATGAGCCTGTTTTATAATCTAGCACTTCTATATCATTGTCTAGTTTATCTACTCTATCTATCTGTCCCATTAGAGTCATGCCATGATAAGGAGCTTTAAAACTCTC encodes the following:
- a CDS encoding GGDEF domain-containing protein, translated to MNILSLQRSITLKYVVALLLIALLSSASFYVLFKALEESKNTAYIVNISGKQRMLSQHIALALHRLHKDIEDSKINEGIVHNNILVQTLMADIKEMSEANRILSTGFLPNGSKVKLSRVLDETYFGDVNLKKRVDEYLESAYEIFKMSKHSDVDILIEKVDRLSELLLLDIDRVVMEYQEEGEEKLKDLRWLEVVTWVLIIIVLLLEVIFIFQPLTREIVDLYRKNESILNNLENEVLIRTMKLEDANVKLKDLALHDPLTGLRNRLTLEKDVERAISHERDHKAPYAVLMFDIDWFKDVNDTYGHDIGDRVIKEISKILKEAVRENDKVYRAGGEEFVILLNRIDYTDVSNIAEKIRKLIEQHVFSVDDISFSKTISCGLYHSSIIEGENVDHVLKLVDRALYKSKLNGRNRVTNVSLIHKK
- a CDS encoding RecB-like helicase translates to MNNEMFKNNLAYEASAGSGKTFMLVVRYLSLLFMQAEPSKILALTFTNKAASEMSERIVETLEELESRGELDVIMQVTGLSREHLLANRKKILQEFLNSHTKIMTIDSFFTQVLRKFSLYASLMPDFSTFSSQHELKLMSRFLSEVSAANKREILINLSLESKKRISDIFTLLDEFYIKKEELSNISFTKIDLRAFEDEAMSALSGLQGIVANCDKASGQLQGAVKVESFAELKDKTWVQKESLEYWAFKKCFTLEMNHYLHTIQTTVANHHRAKEQNFFYALNELVEIYQKSKKALYMDDSELSFSDVTSLVYEILHKNDDSQFLYFRLDAKIEHILLDEFQDTSVLQYKILKPLIEEITSGNGIFENGSFFFVGDVKQSIYRFRGGVSALFGEVVEENDTEVEKLLTNYRSQKEVIEFVNATFRDKIEGYSDQLVRKEAQGGYVEVLENDELLEETLTQVQRLIALGADLNEIAILCATNGDGEAIKLSLQENEIEVVTETTTKLINQRSVKALLEYLKYLYFKEDIYKHNFFALISQEIQSISSVDFNKVKLFDVVKRAIEKYNLFEHDFHLLRFLNAIKGYEDIEALLFEYERLDTSAAASDLNGVRVLTVHKSKGLEYAHVIVMDRLKNPPASRSSIIYEYDGIALQNVYLRTKNREAIDRSYENALHKEQKLVREDSLNALYVAFTRARENLIIIKKSKKSSFDLLELDAKSSGELQCERVQKEKKKDLQPLEHKELYYGTQSDILALESEQAENINAINFGLALHYMLEMMSSFNKESIPNAKDMMINKFGFELQVDEIEDIVRRVEMFVENEEVLKLIDGDCYREKALRYKNNLRYVDLLVKHKEGSWNILDYKSSLSFSEHHVKQVRYYKRAIEDITAELVNGYICYILADSVKLVKI
- a CDS encoding cytochrome C oxidase subunit IV family protein, encoding MNIDKIWIILVSLTSFTFLVGYFKLVSDAIITLLLLGTFIKGLLVIEHFMQLKDVVLSYRIIPILWLGTILLLVGAAYYF
- a CDS encoding cytochrome c oxidase subunit 3 family protein; the protein is MRVKQVLPPGDFGVWIIVYVELVTFGALFLGYAFSRRLEVELFNESQLLLDQRFGFVNTIILITSSYFVVKAVESIQLKDRDKANYITSRWLLGAMGLGSFFIINKIVEFMQKSEQGIDLSTNTFFMFYIMLTVFHFMHVLLGLIVLFNMQKKAKNGGYTLEDYRGLQTGAIYWHLVDLLWIVLFPLIYIMR
- a CDS encoding CbbQ/NirQ/NorQ/GpvN family protein, coding for MSNTYYLSQSNEVELFQAAASMNLPVLIKGPTGCGKTRFIESMGEKLDRKVYTVVCHDDLSAADLIGRHLINEHGTFWQDGPLTKAVREGGICYLDEIIEARKDTTVVLHSLADYRRVLPIDRTGELIEAHPDFMLVVSYNPGYQNVLKGMKPSTKQRFISLSFDYPKPEIEKEIIIKESGVNAEVAQKLVNIAGEIRQLTDSDIEEAVSTRLLVYSAKLIVNGFDPYQACMHSIVESLSDEDEVLEVLRKLIGLHFSS
- a CDS encoding nitric oxide reductase activation protein NorD, whose amino-acid sequence is MLLSILEFEETIGKFWNKFLDKKTSKSHESERVFFEDKSKALKVFYHLLGGQRAKELQVTDKRHIDTSRSLYEKISNAGNSFFLASQDEKALYLPASFAYFATKELNEMLYFWLVAMATKTDYYRGTLFYKNNNAAQELINRYPGFRVFYESASAYLLEQNEKLSYIKSFNEEALVDAQSIDSLNAYPFVMWIYPPKDSKSKYSDFDDEDEPVRGDEKPELTETLKMKKQSQKMDDDKETDGLVAFLPESMMSIMDKVNVDRSEDDSFDEDALYNAEDLDEITLGNKKANLSARLKMDLDLAVHSQEEYPVGDGHFIDEYNYKTDSYLKNYVCINTHIITNIEELKLPLRLKKMVKKIERELDLMELERVKNSRLPYGDEINLDTWIDYKGHLNKSGHHQNFYESYERKSRDISTLILADVSLSTEAGITQEIRVIDMIKDALIVFSEALEKLQDKFAIYTFSSLKNTNVRYEIVKNFNEKYSDFTRGRIDAIKPGYYTRMGAGIRESTKILAKQKTQNKLLLIISDGKPNDVDRYDGRYGIEDTKKAIIEAKKMGLTPFCITIDLEAKEYLPYLFGRNGYAVIREPKKLPTIVPEIYMNLTK
- a CDS encoding cbb3-type cytochrome c oxidase subunit I, whose amino-acid sequence is MKYSSQMVAKNYFIFALILLAGEVLFGLILGTQYISGDFLFPEIPFNVARMVHTNLLIVLILFGFMGAAYYLVPEESERELWSPWLAKVTFWIFAAAGVATILGYLLVPYATLAELTYNNLLPTMGREFLEQPTITKIGIVIVALSFILNIGMTVLKGRKTVITVVLLTGLLGLAVFFLFAFYVPDNLVLDKFFWWYVVHLWVEGVWELILGAILAFVLIKVTGVDREHIDKWLYLIIAMTLISGIVGTGHHFFYIGTPDYWLWIGSIASAVEPLPFFMMILYAFTMAKQRRIDHDNKIALTWAKGTAVMAFLGAGVLGFLHTLAPVNFFTHGTQLTAAHGHLSFFGAYIMILFTIISYAMPIMRGRVHGNGVKAQKVELASFWMMVIGMLGITSALVIAGTMQVFLQRVGVDVLSFMDTQAEIIPVYTVRLLFGLMTLAGLLAYFYSFFVKEEGK
- a CDS encoding c-type cytochrome — encoded protein: MSERINKNMARNIYFGGGLFAILVFAGLSVDTVQKVPKLSNADKITESVARGKNLWETNNCVGCHTIMGEGAYYAPELANVFDRRGASDEASFKEYLNGWMAAQPLSEPGRRKMPQFNLTQTQVNDLADFLIWTSRIDDNEWPPNIEG
- a CDS encoding RrF2 family transcriptional regulator translates to MQLHKTSQYAIRILSYIANSSDTLLSAKVLSETLDISYKYLTKIMTELVNGGFILSIRGREGGYKLVKSASEITILEILNYFKELEEYNECILGTGFCNPNNKCILHDQWLEPKGLITKMFAETTLDNFDSEHFKI